One Paraburkholderia kururiensis DNA window includes the following coding sequences:
- a CDS encoding oxidoreductase has translation MSGFTHADVPDQSGKTFIVTGANTGIGFEIASTLAARRARVLLACRDEAKAEAAIGRIRLKTPEANLAFLPLDLADLASVRSAAKLAEKEPRIDALINNAGVQGPKLKHTAQGFELTFGVNHLGSFALTALMLPKLTETSGSRIVVTSSGLHKNAKIEWDDLNAEKSYKWMPRYAASKLANLLFIFELDRRLRAAGVSVTAVACHPGLAGTNLARDSWWGAIAMSLIGLFFNTPAQGAWSALQAATGQIKSGGYYGPTKTFELRGPSGECTPSQDARNPELAKRLWDVSVQLTGIDAELPSNS, from the coding sequence ATGAGTGGATTCACCCATGCTGATGTACCCGATCAATCGGGAAAGACCTTTATCGTCACCGGCGCCAACACCGGCATAGGCTTTGAAATAGCGAGTACGTTGGCGGCGCGGCGAGCCAGGGTGCTTCTCGCGTGCCGTGATGAGGCGAAAGCGGAAGCTGCTATTGGCCGGATTCGTCTGAAGACGCCTGAAGCGAATCTCGCATTCCTGCCGCTTGACCTCGCAGACCTGGCGAGCGTGCGGAGCGCAGCAAAACTAGCCGAAAAGGAACCGCGCATCGACGCGCTCATCAATAATGCGGGCGTGCAAGGGCCGAAGCTGAAGCACACGGCGCAAGGCTTCGAACTGACGTTCGGCGTCAATCATCTTGGTAGCTTTGCGCTCACCGCGCTCATGTTGCCCAAGCTCACGGAAACATCCGGGTCGCGCATCGTTGTCACGAGCAGCGGTCTGCACAAGAACGCGAAGATCGAGTGGGACGATCTTAATGCGGAGAAGAGCTACAAATGGATGCCTCGCTATGCAGCCAGCAAGCTGGCGAATCTGCTTTTCATCTTTGAGCTGGATCGGCGACTGCGAGCGGCGGGAGTATCTGTTACGGCGGTGGCCTGTCATCCAGGCCTTGCCGGAACCAACCTTGCGCGCGATAGCTGGTGGGGCGCGATTGCAATGTCGTTGATCGGCCTGTTCTTCAATACACCCGCTCAGGGCGCGTGGAGCGCATTGCAAGCGGCGACCGGACAAATAAAGTCCGGCGGCTATTACGGGCCGACGAAAACTTTCGAATTGCGAGGCCCTTCTGGTGAATGCACTCCGTCGCAGGACGCGCGGAATCCAGAACTCGCAAAACGACTGTGGGACGTATCGGTTCAACTGACCGGAATCGATGCCGAACTACCTTCAAATTCATAG
- a CDS encoding winged helix-turn-helix transcriptional regulator: MSLSHPEPPVDMPAVDAGGCLATRKILDRIGDKWSLYIVAMLANGPRRFNELKRGVDGISQRMLTLTLRGLERDGLITRTMYPTIPPRVDYELTDMGRTLLKPVMALVNWASENQVAIAEAHKRFDEQPEPDQVLIQGIVYQRR, translated from the coding sequence ATGTCACTTAGTCACCCCGAGCCACCTGTTGATATGCCTGCAGTTGACGCGGGCGGCTGCCTGGCAACCCGTAAAATCCTGGATCGCATCGGCGACAAGTGGAGCCTCTACATTGTCGCTATGCTGGCCAATGGCCCGCGGCGCTTCAACGAATTGAAGCGCGGCGTCGACGGCATTTCGCAGCGGATGCTGACACTGACCTTGCGCGGACTGGAACGCGACGGACTGATAACGCGAACGATGTATCCAACGATTCCTCCCCGCGTCGATTACGAACTCACCGACATGGGAAGAACGCTGTTGAAGCCTGTCATGGCGCTGGTCAACTGGGCCAGCGAGAATCAAGTCGCCATTGCCGAGGCGCATAAACGTTTTGACGAGCAGCCGGAGCCAGATCAGGTCTTGATTCAGGGCATTGTCTACCAGCGTCGATAA
- a CDS encoding NAD(P)-dependent oxidoreductase, whose protein sequence is MAGRKAIALFGGTGPTGRHIIEEALTQGYNLSVYTRDAKKLASFAGRVEIVVGDLQDQSAIAKCVQGADAVISALGPNSLKVQGDKPIMRGLTNIIAAMKHAGVRRLIQISTAAYRDPKDGFAFKPHSFALLFKVIARSGYEDIKATGELVANSDMDWTLVRIPNLKDGPADGSVDVGWYGKTKLSMKLSRGNLAKFLVDQVTDRKFVRAAPGIANH, encoded by the coding sequence ATGGCCGGGAGAAAGGCCATCGCGCTGTTTGGTGGGACCGGGCCGACCGGAAGGCACATCATCGAGGAAGCCTTGACGCAGGGCTACAACCTGTCGGTCTATACGCGCGACGCAAAGAAACTCGCCTCGTTCGCGGGAAGGGTAGAAATCGTTGTCGGCGACCTGCAAGACCAGAGTGCCATTGCAAAGTGCGTTCAGGGTGCCGATGCGGTTATTAGCGCCCTTGGTCCCAACAGTCTCAAGGTGCAGGGCGATAAGCCGATCATGCGCGGCTTGACCAACATCATCGCCGCGATGAAGCACGCGGGCGTGCGCCGTCTTATCCAGATTTCTACGGCTGCCTATCGTGATCCCAAGGATGGCTTTGCCTTCAAACCTCATTCGTTCGCGCTGTTGTTCAAAGTGATCGCGCGTAGTGGGTATGAGGACATCAAGGCGACTGGCGAATTGGTCGCCAATTCCGACATGGACTGGACACTGGTACGCATTCCTAACCTCAAGGATGGCCCCGCCGATGGCAGCGTGGATGTGGGTTGGTATGGAAAGACCAAACTCAGCATGAAGCTCTCCAGAGGCAATCTTGCGAAGTTCCTGGTTGACCAGGTGACCGACAGGAAGTTCGTGCGTGCCGCGCCGGGCATTGCTAACCATTGA
- a CDS encoding FMN-dependent NADH-azoreductase yields the protein MSHTLLVTSSPRGTDSLSTRFATEIAQGIQTRSGGPLTVRDLAANPPPHITPAYIQGRITVPEDRTPEQVEAVKVAQELVDELKVADVIVLGSGMMNFGPPSPLKAWFDHITWPGVTFSYGDAGPKGLLTGKKVYLVTATGGVFSEGAWAPFDFQTNYLLHLLGFIGLTDVEVVRVEGTVFGPDAAKAAIANTETAIKALLAKAA from the coding sequence ATGAGCCACACCCTACTTGTTACGTCCAGTCCGCGCGGGACTGACAGTCTCTCCACCCGCTTCGCCACCGAAATCGCCCAGGGCATCCAGACCCGTTCGGGCGGCCCGCTGACCGTGCGCGACCTCGCCGCGAATCCGCCGCCGCACATCACGCCGGCCTACATCCAGGGCCGGATCACGGTGCCCGAAGATCGCACACCGGAACAGGTCGAGGCGGTTAAGGTCGCGCAAGAGTTGGTCGATGAGCTGAAGGTCGCCGATGTGATCGTGCTCGGTTCGGGCATGATGAACTTCGGTCCGCCCTCACCGCTCAAGGCGTGGTTCGATCACATTACCTGGCCAGGCGTCACTTTCAGCTATGGCGACGCTGGGCCCAAGGGGCTGCTGACCGGCAAGAAGGTCTATCTCGTTACCGCTACTGGCGGCGTGTTCTCCGAAGGGGCCTGGGCCCCGTTCGACTTTCAGACCAACTATCTGCTGCACCTGCTTGGTTTCATCGGCCTGACTGACGTTGAAGTCGTGCGTGTCGAAGGCACGGTTTTCGGCCCCGATGCGGCGAAAGCCGCAATCGCCAACACCGAAACGGCCATCAAAGCCTTGTTGGCGAAGGCTGCGTGA